The Stieleria maiorica genome includes the window GTGAAAGAACGTGACTCCCCCGGGAGAGCGACACGCAGCGACCCGTAGGCGAATCTCCGGTCATTCTGCAGATGCAAGAAGAATTGGCGAACATGGTTCTCGGTGGCTTGATCGGGGGAGCACTTGGCGAAATCGGAGAGTTGTCGGATGGCGCGGATGTATCCGTCGTGCGTCCGCTTGGACATGCCG containing:
- a CDS encoding site-specific integrase, with protein sequence MSKSNNRRRNSQKSAALGAYFPENRRRKLSEDLQLSGMSKRTHDGYIRAIRQLSDFAKCSPDQATENHVRQFFLHLQNDRRFAYGSLRVALPGESRSFTPAPANEHRI